A section of the Tamandua tetradactyla isolate mTamTet1 chromosome 4, mTamTet1.pri, whole genome shotgun sequence genome encodes:
- the LOC143679850 gene encoding histone H3: protein MARTKQTARKSTGGKAPRKQLATKAARKSAPATGGVKKPHRYRPGTVALREIRRYQKSTELLIRKLPFQRLVREIAQDFKTDLRFQSSAVMALQEASEAYLVGLFEDTNLCAIHAKRVTIMPKDIQLARRIRGERA from the coding sequence ATGGCCCGCACCAAGCAGACTGCCCGCAAGTCGACCGGGGGCAAGGCCCCGCGGAAGCAGCTGGCCACCAAGGCGGCTCGCAAGAGCGCGCCGGCCACGGGCGGCGTGAAGAAGCCGCACCGCTACCGGCCGGGCACCGTGGCGCTGCGCGAGATCCGGCGCTACCAGAAGTCCACGGAGCTGCTGATCCGCAAGCTGCCCTTCCAGCGGCTGGTGCGCGAGATCGCGCAGGACTTCAAGACGGACTTGCGCTTCCAGAGTTCGGCCGTGATGGCGCTGCAGGAGGCGAGCGAGGCCTACCTGGTGGGGCTGTTTGAGGACACGAACCTGTGCGCCATCCACGCCAAGCGCGTGACCATCATGCCCAAGGACATTCAGCTGGCCCGGCGCATCCGCGGGGAGCGGGCTTAA